Genomic segment of Arctopsyche grandis isolate Sample6627 chromosome 3, ASM5162203v2, whole genome shotgun sequence:
ttttgattcttacacctttgtacatttattctttttcttatgtattattttttttttgttttctgtttttttttttaattttttcattttatcatgttttctgcttttacatttttgctttttgttttatgtattttttttttctgtttttcataatcaaatgtaggccattgtagcgcattaggttcttcctgtaatgccacaatggtccaaaactatgaagaaaaaaaagttagtaaatattgaagttgtggagcatgtaagaaacaaaacagtcctccagcttcttcataaaagagagagcttctcgacacggtgaagcgccgtaagatggaatattttggccacattattcgcggccccaaatatcgccttctacaaacaatcattgaagggaaaatagaaggaaaacggtggcttgggagaaagaagctctcttggctccagAACATCGGGTTATGAATGGGACTTggtctcgaaaagttatttcgacttgcccatgatagggaagaattcgcacggaccataaacgatgtctgtccatggtagtcgcctaagTCCGAAttcggattcggcattagaagaagaagatttaagttgtacattaaaaaaaaataatattaaatattttatttttcgtttctcattttttacattcataccccaaataatacttttttgtttctttatttCCTCTTCCTAATTTCTGGAGGTATTGGTGATTTTATAATGGTAATAGAGcaaaaaatgtgaaattcggTTCTGAATATTATCTCCAAAAATAATGATATAGAAGATAACAACAAAACAGAAGCAACTAACTTAATTTTTGACAGGGGTAGACTCGGGGCTTTTTTCCCAGGTAGAGTTCGTTCGCCGAGAAAGAAAAATTGGTTCAGTATGTGTGCTCATATGCACACAGATCTTCAGTTTGGCTGCGTTCAATAGCCAAGCAaaacaattaatattaaatgtttaCATGTGGAGTGCCATTACACAAACATTCTTCGACGATTCCTGTCCATGATATAGCTGCGGAAACCCTAAAAGTTTCCAAATCTTCTTTAAGAAAAATTATCAAAGATAACATATGTCTATCTTCTccaacagaaaaaaaatttagagaAAATCCTATGTAGATGGTTTTGAGGAAGACATCATTTCATCCACATCTTTCATGTGACCGAAAAAATTTTGTCAACGCTTTCtcaaatattagaaaaattaaaaaaaaaatgcatagagTTTACAGGCAAGCGCACTACTCTTCATaagcttttgaaaaaaatgttcaataacAGGAAATTGTTCGTTGTTTATAAAAAGGTCACATTTTTAAGGTCGATAGCTCGATTTAGAGCAGAAGGTAAACCAATCGTGTATACCGATGAAACCTACATAAAGCCGGTACAGAACGAGGCTTTATTCTAAATGCCCTTATCATCCATGTATAAGGCTCACCAAAGAACCGGAGACTATCACCACGACATGAACTTCGACAATTTTATGAAATGGCTAACCGTGAAATTGATTCCAAATTTGGAACCGAATTCTATTGTGGTGATAGATAATGCGTCTTATCACAATAAGATTCTTGACCCAGCGCCGACTTCAAATTCCAAAAGAGACATTATGAAGCAGTGGttgacgaaaaaaatatttatttcgacCCGCAAAGTTAATACTTTATAATAAGcatattcgtaaaatatgcgaatagatgataaaataacaaaataagtgaattttgcataaaatttataaaattaatagacaatttagaagggtcttcctatccatttgcccatttattatgttacCATAGTGGCTTCGTCTAAACTCTAAAGTAAGATCTCGTTTCTGCAATATTTTCGTACTCAAGCGGCAACACGCCTGACCTTGTAACTTTATACGCAGCTtagcttatacatatgtgtatagcagtggcgtgcggtgaaatcctttctctttttgtcgtaaAGTCCAACATGTGCACGAACAGGATATAAAGGCTGTTCCCCtgatatcctgctcgcgcacattacgTTAGGCTGTACGACAAATAAAGAGAGAATTTCATCGCACCCCACTGGTGTCTTGAGAGGTCTCTGAATTCAGCTGTGTCGTAGGCAGGGTCGATGGTTGATCCTCCATGTTAGCGTAGTAGGTGGTGGCAGGTCGGATGCTGAAGTTTGACTGAAGTTAACTTCTTTGTGGCTGCGTTTTATCGATAGTTTATAGGGTAGTGACACTCCCTTAACCTATCTATCTAACGTGTTAtatgggatcggactctcggtgatgtttgtAGTGCGGGCTGCGGCTGCTcgcaaaaatcgataaattaatttttcgacgagacgactttgtcgcgactcgaaccgatcaccccaaatagcctgaatatgggtctaaattgagctaatggtcacgtgcatcacgccaaatccaattaaACTGAAGTTAACTGAGTTGGACTTCCTTTTATATGCGTTTGGCTGGATGCGATTTCCTGGCAGATGTTCGAACACCTGCATGTGCACGTGTTCGTCTAACGGAAGTTGATATCCGCTTGTGGTGTGCACGTGTTCCTTATGGGGTGCACGTGATCTCGCGCAGGGTATTTGTGCGTGTTCCATCTGGGGTTCACGTGTTCAGCGCGAGGCCAATGTGTGTGTGCATACAACGCAAGGTTGATTCACGTGTCGGACACGCGTTGTTTACGTTTCTGGTAAGGGTGTCTGGAGGTTGATTTTAAGGATGAAGATGGCGGTTTGCTCGCGTGATGTTTACGCTGTTTTATATTAATGTTATTATCCGATTGGGGATTGGGATTCCTACAATctgacaattattttttgttgaaatgaaaaattaagtGGTGTAAAgcatatgtaggtagaatatttttCAGTGCATCATATTTTTCAGTGCATTTTTCTATACCGGGGACGGTCGCGATCGTTCCTTGCAAAAAggcagagtttacgtaagcttggcgtCCACTTAGCCGACTCGTAGCCGACTTGACCGGGTCCCTTCGTCGCGGGAAAAAACACGGGGGACGCCGCGAGGAGCGAACTCGAACGTCCAAAACATACACACTCACATTTCGACTCACACGCACGGTGGGTTCGGTtgttactagtcaaatgtgagccggtcacaggacaaccggtcactcgtgatcgattgtcctgtgaccggttcacatttgactagtaatcaccgaaccaaaattttacaataagaGGGCAtggctatatatattttttaatttagaccATATTTGGAGACATATCTGACAGTTCAGTGCTGTTCGAATTTATCATATCAGTTCGACGTTCAAAACATTGGGGGGCTATTATGGAATGTAGACTTTGTCTCTGTTCTACTCCAATtgagtcttccgtctccatccaTGACAGTCTTCATCCACTGGCTCAGCGAATTTTGGACTGCTGTCAGCTGCAAGTCTGTCATACGTACTTCAACCTATTACTCAATCTTCCTCcacattacattattttattattataatgcataATTTTACAGGTTCGAAAAGATGACAATTTGCCAAATTTCGTATGTCGTTCGTGTGAAAGCAAACtcgaaatattaattaaatttaaaagcatTTGCATTCGTAATGACAAAACGCGGAAGTTAGCCAAATGTATGGTCATCAAATCGGAAGAAGTTATTCTGGATGACTTGATATGGGAAAATGAGATTGATATTGATTCGTTACCAAACGTTTGTAATTCCTCTGTAATCAATGAGGCTAGTAAATGGAAATCAAATGCTTCAAAAAAAGGAGACTTAATAGAAAATGCGGATTCACTGGTATGGTGTGTTTtaatattgtgaaaatatttagtacgtgttaaaatgtattaaattatttcattttcaggTGCATGGTAAAGAAATTTGTTCGAGTAACAACGATATTTCACTCGAAAAACTTCCTTTGACgaatactttatataatataaaatctaacAATACGGAATGCAAGTCGAGACCTCTCATAAAACCCTACACTTGTGatatatgtttaaaaacatttcCTTTCAGAAATAAGCTTTTACAACATGGCAATTCTCACAGTGGGCTAAGACCATATGAAtgcaaaatttgtttaaaatcatatgctGCGAAAAGTAGCCTTGTAGAACATTCGAAATCTCACACTGATGATAAGCGTTACGAGTGttacatttgtttgaaatcatataTTAGTAAATCCATCCTTGCagtacatttaaaaattcacaaCGGGATAAAACCCTACACTTGTGatatatgtttaaaaacatttcCTACTAAAAATAAGCTTCTAGAACATGGCAATTCTCACAGTGGACTAAGACCATATAAATGCGAaatctgtttaaaatcatataccaTGAAAGCTAAACTTGTACAACATTTGAAATCTCACACTCAGAATAAGCGTTAcgagtgtgacatttgtttgaaaCCATATACTAGTAAATCGATCCTTGcaagacatttaaaaaatcacacCGGGATAAAACCCTACACTTGTGATATATGTTTGAAAACATTTGTTAGCAAATATAGTCTTACGGAACATATCAATTCTCACAGTGTACTTAAACCACATGAATgcgaaatatgtttaaaatcattcgctACCAGACGTTATTTGTTGAAACATATGAAATGCCACACTAGGGGAAAACGTTACGAATGTGGCATTTGTCTGAAATCGTTTCGTGGTAAACAATCCCTTgataaacatattataaatcACAGTGGAGTAAGACCATTCAAATGCGAAATATGTTTAGAATCATTCAATGTCAAAAGTCGTCTCACGGTACATAAGAGAATTCACACGAGGGAAAAACGGTtccaatgtgatatttgtttaaattggtTTAGTGCTAAATATGCCCTtgctattcatattaaaattcacCGTAGAGTAAAACCATTCAAATGCGAAacatgtttaaaatcattcgctACCAAAAGTTATTTCATGGTACATATGAAATGCCACACTGGGGAAAATTGTTACGAATGTGGCATTTGTCTGAAATCGTTTTCTAGTAAACACCACCTTgagaaacatattaaaattcacAGTGCagtaaaactattaaaatgctaaatatgtttaaaatcattcaatcaCAAAAGTTATCTCAAGGTACATAAGAGATTTCACATGAGGGTAAACCCATActaatgtgatatttgtttaaactCGTTTACCACTAAACCTTCCCTTGCTAGGCATATTAATTCTCATTGTGGAAAAAAACCCCACAAATGCaatgtgtgttttaaataatttgctCACCGGTACAACATCTGTAGACATATGATATCTCACATTGAGAAAACCGTAAAGAtgtgattttattcaaaatcattTCAATACCAACTTTCGTTCCacgtaaaaaaaaaccgtaccACGAGAATGTACCGTGTATCAAAGTATCTCGGTCTATGAAAACACTAACACTGATTGTGTTAGTAAGAGAattctttatttatgttcacttgttacaatagtaattatatgtacaaagaagCTCATTTCTCACCTTCGGAGTGATGaattctttcttctggaatagtcaaatgggacgttgccagagattaattctgcatgtttgtacaacAGCGATGATTATGTCATCGTAAGACTTGGGTATTgttgtgaaatatgtatatgatatcacTGGCTTTGATTCGGAATAACGTTTCATTTAAATGTTGACTTTGCCATGGAAAGTCACAAACAGACATACTAATACCGatcatttgtattaaattatgtattaaagaAATCCTTGTCGTTATTAAATATATCGCGTTACGGACAGATCTAAGAAACATTATGAATAATCATCTTTAATATGGACGGTATCTAAaagtgaattcgtcattttattatgaacttgttacatctcatctacataaataaatcgtcggtgacattatttgtttatctttgttacattgtataacattttctatatgtcatctatatattataatatatattcaagaatatgtgtatgtataatgtgttgaaaacataataaatcattgtatttactgtgtataaaaggttttttttttttttgtccttgtaatttagatttaggtaaatattttagaatttatttgaaagtacatatatcatacaattataatatattagccACTATTGTCATCGATGTTCttacaggttttttttttttttgtcaacatTTAAATCAAACGTTATTCCGAATCAAAGCCAgtgatatcatatacatatttcacaacAATAGCCAAGTCTTACGATGGCATAATCATCGCTCTTATACAAACATGCAGAATTAATCTCTGGCAACGTCCCATTTGACTACTGTCAAGCTCCGTCCGAAAGGTCGAATtagtatatatcaccgtcaagttagtataaacaattctatagaatttcaacgagaccgctccaa
This window contains:
- the LOC143909214 gene encoding uncharacterized protein LOC143909214, translating into MATIFGDISDSSVLFEFIISVRRSKHWGAIMECRLCLCSTPIESSVSIHDSLHPLAQRILDCCQLQVRKDDNLPNFVCRSCESKLEILIKFKSICIRNDKTRKLAKCMVIKSEEVILDDLIWENEIDIDSLPNVCNSSVINEASKWKSNASKKGDLIENADSLVHGKEICSSNNDISLEKLPLTNTLYNIKSNNTECKSRPLIKPYTCDICLKTFPFRNKLLQHGNSHSGLRPYECKICLKSYAAKSSLVEHSKSHTDDKRYECYICLKSYISKSILAVHLKIHNGIKPYTCDICLKTFPTKNKLLEHGNSHSGLRPYKCEICLKSYTMKAKLVQHLKSHTQNKRYECDICLKPYTSKSILARHLKNHTGIKPYTCDICLKTFVSKYSLTEHINSHSVLKPHECEICLKSFATRRYLLKHMKCHTRGKRYECGICLKSFRGKQSLDKHIINHSGVRPFKCEICLESFNVKSRLTVHKRIHTREKRFQCDICLNWFSAKYALAIHIKIHRRVKPFKCETCLKSFATKSYFMVHMKCHTGENCYECGICLKSFSSKHHLEKHIKIHSAVKLLKC